CGCCCGAGATCACCAAGGAACTCGAGGGACTACAAGACGAGGTCCCGGCCGTTCCGTTCCCCGAGATTCGTACCCTCGCCGAGGCGGAGCTGGGCACGACGTTGCGGGAGGTCTTCACGACTCTCGCCAAGACGCCCGTTGCCGCAGCCTCCCTCGGTCAGGCGCACCGGGCTTACCTTGGCCCGCTGGCTGAAGCTGACACCGGGCTTGGTGCCGTGGTGCTCAAGGTGCAGCGGCCCGGGATCGACGAGATCATCGACATCGACTTGGCGGCCCTGCGGCGCGTAGCCGGTTGGCTCACGCACGTGCGGCTCGTCTCTGATCGAGTGGATGCCCGCGCTCTCGTCGAAGAGTTCGCACAGACGAGCCTCGACGAGATTGACTACCTCAAGGAAGCCACGAACTCCGAGCGCTTCGCGGCGAACTTCGCTGAAGACGACCGCGTCAGCGTGCCAGGCATTGTGTGGGAGCGCACCACGCGGCGCGTGCTCACCCTGGAAGACGTGACGGCGATCAAGATCACCGACACCAAGGCGCTACTCGAGGCGGGCATTGACCCGAAAGAAGTAGCTCCGGTATTCGCATCGGTCATGTTCGACCAGCTGTTCACGCACGGTTTCTTCCACGCCGACCCGCACCCGGGCAACATCTTCGTCACCCCGCTGCCCGATGGAGAATCCGGTGCGCCCTGGAAGCTCACGTTCATCGACTTCGGCATGATGGGCGAGGTGCCGGCCAGTACCCGCAAGAGCCTGCGTCAACTGCTGATTGCTACCGCGTCGCGGGATGGCAAGGCGCTTGTGGCAGGCATCCGTGATGTGGGTGTGCTGCTGCCTTCGGCCGATACGACCGAGCTGGAACGCGCGATGGTGCAACTCTTCGCTCGCTTCGGTGGCATGGGGTTCGCCGAGTTGCGGGAAGTGGATCCGCGGGAGTTCCGCGACTTCGGTCGACAGTTCGCCGACGTGGTGCGCGCCTTGCCGTTCCAGCTTCCCGAGAACTTTCTGCTCATCATCCGTGCCATGTCGCTCACCTCGGGTGTGTGTAGTGCACTGGATCCCGCGTTCAACCTGTGGGACTCGGTGGAGCCCTACGCGGCGCAGCTCATTAAAGACGAACGTGGCAACGTTGTTCAAGATGTGGCAAAGCAGGCTCTCGCCGCTGTGGGTCTCGCTGTCCGTCTGCCGAAGCGCCTCGACTCCCTCATCACCAACTTCGACGAGGGGACCGTGTCGGTTACGACCCCCGGTGTTGAACGGCGCCTCTCGCGCCTCGAGGGTACGGCGCGGCAGTTGCTCGCGGCGATTCTCTTCGGTGTGGTGCTGATCGCTGGCGCTGTGCTGTACGGCAGCGCTCCGGTGCTCGGCACCGCGCTCATGGTGGGCTCGATCGTGCCGCTTGCGGTGGCCCTCTTCGGCACTCGTCGCCTCCCGTAAGCCCGCACGGGCGGCGCCTCGTCCTCCGGGGTGTGCAACCTCGGAGGTTTTCGCGGCGCGCCGCGTGGGCTTCACCACCTCGCAGCGTATCCCGACAATCCCCGAGTTTACGTTTACGCATCTCGCGTAGCCGCCCAAATTTAGCTCGAGGCCTATCTCGGAGGGGGTTGGTCAACTAAACTTGGTCAACATGAGCGAGCAGGTGAATGTTCAGGATGCCAAAACGCGGCTTTCGGAGTTGTTGGCGCGTGTCGAACGCGGCGAGGAGTTCATCATTGCGCGCGGGGGCAATCCGGTAGCTCGGCTGTCTGCGTTGCGGCCAGCACCTCTGCGGGAGCTAGGCTTCGTGCCCGGAGGACCGATCCCGGCGTCCTTTTTTGAACCGTTGTCGCCTGACGAGCTTGCTTTATGGGGCGAAGAGTGAGGCTCCTCCTCGATACTCACGTCTTTCTTTGGGCGCTCCGAGATCCGGCGCGCCTATCGATTGAGGCTGCCGCGCTTCTTCGCGACCCGGCTCACGAACTCGTTGTCTCTGCGGCAACTGCATGGGAGATTGCGACCAAGTATCGCATCGGAAAGTTACCCGATGCCGCGCCGATTGTGTCGTCGTATTCCGAATTTCTGCTCCAGCTCGGCGCCGTTGAGCTCGAGATCACGGCACGGCACGCGCTCGTGGCAGGTCAACTTGAGTGGAGTCACCGCGATCCTTTTGACCGGATTCTTGCGGCCCAGTCTCAGCTGGAGTCTCTGACTCTCGTGACCGCGGATGTCATCTTTCAATCGCTCGGTGGCCTACGCACATTTGCCGCGGCCTGAGCGGCAGTAGATGCGTGATGAGCCGCTCGTGCTTTGGCGTTGTCGTGCCGAGCGGATGC
This sequence is a window from Cryobacterium sp. CG_9.6. Protein-coding genes within it:
- a CDS encoding type II toxin-antitoxin system prevent-host-death family antitoxin; its protein translation is MSEQVNVQDAKTRLSELLARVERGEEFIIARGGNPVARLSALRPAPLRELGFVPGGPIPASFFEPLSPDELALWGEE
- a CDS encoding AarF/UbiB family protein encodes the protein MSSASLDREPSTSGAGDTRTRYRRIVRFAGWNLAVTWFFELLLPRIGLAKIAERTRSKRMLRFAQRFRVLAVDLGGLMIKVGQFLSSRLDVLPPEITKELEGLQDEVPAVPFPEIRTLAEAELGTTLREVFTTLAKTPVAAASLGQAHRAYLGPLAEADTGLGAVVLKVQRPGIDEIIDIDLAALRRVAGWLTHVRLVSDRVDARALVEEFAQTSLDEIDYLKEATNSERFAANFAEDDRVSVPGIVWERTTRRVLTLEDVTAIKITDTKALLEAGIDPKEVAPVFASVMFDQLFTHGFFHADPHPGNIFVTPLPDGESGAPWKLTFIDFGMMGEVPASTRKSLRQLLIATASRDGKALVAGIRDVGVLLPSADTTELERAMVQLFARFGGMGFAELREVDPREFRDFGRQFADVVRALPFQLPENFLLIIRAMSLTSGVCSALDPAFNLWDSVEPYAAQLIKDERGNVVQDVAKQALAAVGLAVRLPKRLDSLITNFDEGTVSVTTPGVERRLSRLEGTARQLLAAILFGVVLIAGAVLYGSAPVLGTALMVGSIVPLAVALFGTRRLP
- a CDS encoding type II toxin-antitoxin system VapC family toxin, whose amino-acid sequence is MRLLLDTHVFLWALRDPARLSIEAAALLRDPAHELVVSAATAWEIATKYRIGKLPDAAPIVSSYSEFLLQLGAVELEITARHALVAGQLEWSHRDPFDRILAAQSQLESLTLVTADVIFQSLGGLRTFAAA